A stretch of the Gossypium hirsutum isolate 1008001.06 chromosome D07, Gossypium_hirsutum_v2.1, whole genome shotgun sequence genome encodes the following:
- the LOC107954929 gene encoding LRR receptor-like serine/threonine-protein kinase RGI2, giving the protein MPMPRQSKNYKQQAMPRQSLTTHLHYYRLLLLSLFFTLIPNAVFAANSEAIALLSWLHSTPSPPSPLSNWHPSDPNPCTWSYITCSSENFVIEINIQFVQLALPFPSSLSSLPSLQKLVISGANLTGTIPPDIGDCLQLTVIDVSANSLVGSIPSSIGKLHNLQDLILNSNQLTGEIPAAIGECSSLKNLLIFDNYLSGILPVELGKLSNLEVIRAGGNKDIAGRIPEEIGDCQNLKVLGLADTKISGSIPVSLGKLTKLQTLSVYTTMLSGEVPPHIGNCSELVDLYLYENDLFGSLPPELGKLQKLEKLLLWQNNFEGSIPEEIGNCKSLMTIDLSLNYFSGSIPHSFGNLSNLQELMLSNNNITGTIPPILSNATSLVQLQLDTNQISGSIPVELGTLTKLTVFFAWQNKLEGSIPAALASWRSLEALDLSHNALTGSLPSGLFQLQNLTKLLLISNDISGTIPPEIGNCSSLIRVRLVNNRISGTIPKEIGLLDNLSFLDLSENHLGGSVPDEIGNCTQLQMLNLSNNTIEGSFPSSLSSLTRLQVLDVSVNKFKGQIPESFGQLTSLNRLILSRNYLSGAIPSSLGHCLNLQLLDLSSNALSGTIPEELFDIQALDIALNLSWNALSGVIPPQVSALNKLSILDLSHNKLEGDLVAISGLDNLVSLNISYNNFTGYLPDSKLFRQLSAAEMAGNQGLCSKGHDSCFLSSASATGMQSDSGFRRSQKLKIAIALLTTLAIALAIFGAFAVFRARKMIGDDNDSEMGGDSWPWQFTPFQKLNFSVDQVLKCLVEGNVIGKGCSGIVYRAELENGETIAVKKLWPTTMAAGYDCHSDKVGIGGVRDSFSAEVKTLGSIRHKNIVRFLGCCWNRSTRLLMYDYMENGSLGSLLHERNGSCLEWDLRYRIILGAAQGLAYLHHDCVPPIVHRDIKANNILIGPQFESYIADFGLAKLVDNGDFARSSSTVAGSYGYIAPEYGYMMKITEKSDVYSYGVVVLEVLTGKQPIDPTIPDGLHIVDWVRQKRGGVGVLDPSLQARPESEIEEMLQTIGVALLCVNPSPDDRPTMKDVAAMLKEIKQEREECMKLSMVPDGSLDSDHNHQGNSNSPSSMIQNSYPQSSSTSFSASSLLYSSTSNAKLAFK; this is encoded by the exons ATGCCAATGCCGAGGCAGTCCAAAAACTACAAGCAGCAGGCAATGCCAAGGCAATCTTTGACCACTCACCTTCACTATTATCGCCTTCTACTTCTATCACTCTTCTTTACACTTATACCTAATGCTGTTTTTGCAGCCAACAGTGAAGCTATTGCATTACTATCTTGGCTTCATAGCACCCCTTCACCTCCTTCACCACTCTCCAACTGGCATCCTTCAGACCCCAACCCCTGTACCTGGTCTTATATCACTTGTTCTTCTGAAAATTTCGTCATTGAAATCAATATCCAGTTTGTCCAGCTAGCTCTTCCCTTTCCTTCCAGTCTTTCATCCCTTCCTTCCCTTCAGAAGCTGGTCATTTCTGGTGCTAATCTCACTGGAACTATCCCACCTGATATTGGAGACTGCTTGCAACTAACTGTCATCGATGTCAGCGCAAACAGTCTCGTTGGTAGCATTCCTTCAAGTATTGGAAAGCTCCACAACCTGCAGGACTTGATTTTAAACTCCAACCAGCTCACTGGGGAGATCCCAGCAGCCATTGGTGAATGCAGCAGCCTTAAGAATCTCCTAATATTTGACAACTATTTAAGTGGGATCCTTCCAGTTGAACTTGGTAAACTGTCAAATCTTGAAGTTATACGTGCAGGTGGGAACAAGGACATTGCAGGAAGAATCCCAGAAGAGATTGGAGACTGCCAGAACCTGAAGGTGTTGGGCCTTGCTGATACTAAAATCTCTGGTTCAATTCCTGTTTCACTAGGTAAGCTAACCAAACTCCAAACTCTATCAGTATATACCACCATGCTTTCAGGTGAGGTTCCACCACACATAGGCAACTGTTCAGAGCTTGTGGACTTATATTTGTATGAGAACGATCTCTTCGGGTCACTTCCACCGGAGTTGGGTAAGCTCCAGAAGCTGGAGAAGTTGTTGCTGTGGCAGAACAACTTTGAAGGGAGTATTCCTGAGGAAATAGGGAACTGCAAAAGCTTGATGACCATTGATCTGTCCTTAAATTATTTTTCTGGTAGCATACCCCACTCATTTGGCAACCTCTCTAATCTTCAAGAGCTCATGCTTAGTAACAACAATATCACTGGCACTATACCACCAATTCTATCTAATGCCACAAGCCTAGTACAGTTACAGCTTGATACTAATCAGATATCAGGCTCTATTCCGGTAGAGCTTGGGACATTAACAAAGCTCACGGTCTTCTTTGCGTGGCAAAACAAACTTGAAGGAAGCATTCCAGCAGCATTAGCTAGTTGGAGGAGCCTCGAGGCTCTAGACTTGTCACATAATGCACTCACTGGTAGCTTACCCTCCGGTTTATTTCAGCTTCAAAATCTAACAAAGCTTCTCTTAATTTCTAATGACATTTCGGGCACAATCCCTCCGGAGATTGGCAATTGCAGTTCCCTTATTAGAGTCCGGCTTGTTAATAACAGAATCAGCGGAACGATCCCAAAAGAGATTGGGCTCCTAGACAACCTTAGCTTCCTTGACCTGTCTGAAAACCATCTTGGTGGCTCAGTGCCAGATGAGATAGGTAACTGCACTCAGTTGCAAATGTTGAACCTTAGCAACAACACCATTGAAGGTTCTTTTCCTAGCTCTTTATCTTCTCTTACGAGACTTCAGGTATTGGATGTTTCTGTTAATAAGTTTAAGGGACAAATTCCAGAGAGTTTTGGCCAACTAACTTCACTCAATAGACTTATACTTAGCAGAAACTATCTTTCTGGAGCAATCCCTTCCTCTCTTGGTCATTGTTTAAATCTTCAATTGCTTGACCTTAGCAGCAATGCACTATCTGGCACGATACCAGAGGAACTGTTCGACATCCAAGCTCTAGATATTGCTCTAAATCTAAGTTGGAATGCACTATCTGGGGTGATCCCACCTCAAGTTTCTGCACTGAACAAGTTATCAATATTGGACCTTTCACACAACAAGCTTGAAGGTGACTTGGTAGCAATTTCTGGGCTTGACAACCTTGTTTCTCTGAACATCTCCTACAACAATTTCACCGGCTACCTCCCGGACAGTAAGTTGTTCCGACAGTTATCTGCAGCAGAAATGGCTGGAAACCAAGGGCTGTGTTCTAAGGGACACGATTCATGTTTCCTTAGCAGTGCTTCAGCAACTGGTATGCAAAGTGATAGTGGTTTCAGACGATCACAAAAACTTAAAATAGCTATTGCACTGCTTACTACCTTGGCCATTGCATTAGCAATCTTTGGGGCTTTTGCAGTCTTTAGAGCTAGAAAGATGATAGGAGATGATAATGATTCTGAGATGGGAGGGGATTCATGGCCTTGGCAGTTCACTCCATTCCAGAAGTTGAATTTCTCAGTTgatcaagttttgaaatgtttggtAGAAGGTAATGTTATCGGAAAGGGTTGTTCAGGGATTGTTTACCGTGCAGAACTAGAAAATGGGGAAACCATTGCTGTAAAGAAGCTTTGGCCAACTACAATGGCAGCTGGATATGATTGTCATAGTGATAAAGTTGGTATAGGCGGAGTTCGTGATTCCTTTTCTGCTGAGGTAAAAACTCTCGGTTCTATCCGCCACAAAAACATAGTCAGGTTCTTAGGTTGCTGTTGGAACAGAAGCACTAGATTGCTTATGTATGATTACATGGAAAATGGAAGCTTGGGAAGTCTTCTTCATGAGCGCAATGGCAGCTGCTTGGAATGGGATCTTAGATATCGAATCATCTTGGGAGCAGCTCAAGGTTTGGCTTACCTACACCATGACTGCGTCCCTCCCATTGTTCACAGAGATATCAAGGCCAACAACATCCTCATTGGTCCCCAGTTTGAATCCTACATTGCTGATTTTGGACTTGCCAAGCTTGTCGACAATGGAGATTTCGCTAGGTCTTCTAGCACAGTTGCCGGATCCTATGGTTACATTGCTCCAG AGTATGGCTATATGATGAAAATAACAGAGAAAAGTGATGTGTATAGCTACGGAGTTGTTGTGTTAGAAGTCCTAACAGGAAAACAACCAATCGATCCAACCATACCAGATGGACTCCACATTGTAGATTGGGTCAGGCAGAAAAGAGGAGGGGTTGGAGTGTTAGATCCGAGCTTACAAGCTAGGCCGGAATCCGAGATCGAGGAAATGTTGCAGACCATAGGGGTGGCATTGCTATGTGTAAACCCTTCCCCTGATGACAGACCTACCATGAAAGACGTAGCTGCAATGCTGAAGGAAATAAAGCAGGAGAGGGAAGAGTGTATGAAACTGAGCATGGTTCCAGACGGCTCTTTGGACTCGGATCATAATCACCAAGGGAACAGCAACTCTCCATCATCAATGATCCAAAACTCATATCCCCAGAGCAGCAGCACCAGCTTTTCTGCATCTTCATTGCTATACTCATCTACTTCCAATGCTAAGCTAGCTTTCAAGTAG